The Streptobacillus ratti genome has a window encoding:
- a CDS encoding IS30 family transposase translates to NKYLIHSITSDNGSEFSNVKYITDLGIKWYFAHPYCSNERGSNENNNKMIRRFIPKGRSMNKLRKKDVKFIENFMNNYPRKIFNSSTSYEVYECLLNLV, encoded by the coding sequence AATAAATATTTAATTCATTCTATTACTTCTGATAATGGTTCTGAGTTTTCTAATGTTAAGTATATTACTGATTTAGGTATTAAGTGGTATTTTGCTCACCCTTATTGTTCTAATGAGAGGGGTAGTAATGAAAATAATAATAAGATGATTAGGAGATTTATTCCTAAGGGTAGGTCTATGAATAAATTAAGAAAAAAAGATGTTAAATTTATTGAAAATTTTATGAATAATTATCCTAGAAAAATTTTCAATTCTTCAACATCTTATGAAG